CTGAAGTTCATTGAAGGCGGCATCGCAAAAGTCTTCTCTGGTCATTGAACTCCCTTTATCGATAGGATAACCATATCAACTGTATTCATGAAGTCTTGCCTTTGGGGTCGGTTTAATAAGGACTGCTCCCAATCAAGGAAAGGTTCAAAGGGAAAATCCTGTCCCGCCAAGAACCCAACAGAAAATAGTACAAATAATCAGGAGGCAAGTCGAGAGAACCATTCTCACAACTTTTCTACTATCGTGATTCACACACATCATGCCTCCCGCCACCACCTTCAGCAAATCCACTTTGTTTGCCATTTCCTATCTTCTTCTGACGGTACTTTTCTTTCAGCTCGGATCAGGGCTCCAGGGCATCCTTGTGCCCATTCGAGCTCAATTGGAAGGCTTTTCCACCCCTTCAATCGGTCTATTGGGAACCGCATTCTATTTGGGCTTCGTCATCGGCTGCCTCTTGATCCCCACCCTCATCCAGCGAGTCGGGCATATCCGGGTGTTCTCAGGATTCGCCGCACTGGCCGCCACGGCGTTTCTTCTCCATGATTTCGTGACCACCGTTCCAGTCTGGCTCGGATTACGGGTAGCCATTGGATTTTGTTTTGCCGGCCTCTACATGGCGATTGAAAGCTGGTTGAATGACCAGGCGACGACCCACACCCGCGGACACATCCTCGGCACCTATATGTTTGTGAGCTGGGTGGCGGTGATCGGCGGTAAATTGCTCTTCGCCTGGATTAACCCAGGCGGGTTATCTCCCTTCGCATTGGTCAGTATTGGAATCTGTCTTGCCGTGATCCCGGTTGCATTTGGAACCGGTCCGGCACCCGCGCCAGCCACGGAAAACCCTCTTCGCCTCCGTGAACTCTACCGGATCTCACCTGTGGGTTTTGTCGGGTGTTTGAGTGTGGGCGCCACGAATGGGGCGTTTTGGACGCTGGGGCCAATCTATGCACAGTCCCACAGCCTTACCCCGCTCCAAATCGCTCTCTTCATGGGTGCAGCCGTTTTCGGCGGGGCACTCACTCAATGGCCGTTGGGACGCTGGTCGGATTGGATGGATCGTCGCCGGATCATTGCAGGATCATGCCTCACCGCAGCACTGGCCGCAGGGGCCTTAGCCATGGGAGACCAGAGCCATGAACTCATCATTCTGACCCTTGCCCTTGTATTTGGGGCGGGGGCCCTCCCTCTCTACGCGCTCTGTCTGGCCCATGCCAACGACTTCGCGCCTCCCGAAAGCTTCATCCAAGTCAGCCGCGATTTGCTGATGGTCTTTGGATTTGGAGCTATTGTCGGTCCCTATCTCGGGGCATGGTTCATGACCATAGGCGGACCCATTGGCCTCTTTCTCTTCACAGGGAGTATTCATTTGTCCTTGACCGCGTACACACTGATACGTATTTGGAAACGCTCGCCGGTACCTGAAACAGAGAAAACGGCTTTTGTCAGTGTCCCAAGGACCACTCAAGCCATTTTGACCCTTGATCCCCGTTCGGAGGAGACAGGGCGTATGGCCTCCACTCAACCGGTCAAGGAGGAATAACGTCGGTCTCGCGACCTGTCTCAACCTGATAGCGAAGAACATGTATACTTCATAAATAGACATGTCATCATAGGAGACGGTCTGCAGCCATGTCCGTGCACAACACCGAGATTGCCGAAATGTTCAGCCGGCTGGCAGAGCTTCTGGAAATCCAAGGGGCCAATCCCTTCAGGATTCGAGCCTATCGTAAGGCCGCGCAAACCATCGAAGGGCTACCACATAGTGTGGCATCGATGTTGGCCGAAGGTTCGGATCTTTCAGACCTTCCTGGTATCGGAGAAGATCTAGCAGCCAAGATCCAAGAGATTGTGGAAACGGGTCATCTTTCCCTTCTTGACCAGGTCAGTTCCCAACTACCCGGGCAACTGGCTGACCTGGCAAAAATTTCGACACTTGGCCCCAAGCGCGTGAAAATGCTCTACGACACACTCGGCATCCAGGACCTGAAGGGACTGGCCAAGGCCGCCCGATCCGGAAAAATCCGGGAGCTTCACGGATTTGGGCCAAAAACCGAAGAAAAAATTCTCGCAGAGACGGACAAACGCTCAGGCACAGAGCAGCGAATCAAAATCAGTACGGCCGAAGAGTTTGCGGAGCCGATCCTCGACTATCTGAAAAGCGCGAAGGGAGTGAAAGACGCCATGATTGCCGGCAGCTATCGCCGGAGAAAAGACACGATTGGCGACCTCGATATTCTGGTGACATGCACACAGGCGAAAACCATGATGGACCACTTTGTGGCCTATGAGGAAGTTGAGACGGTCGTCTCCAAAGGCCAGACCCGGGCAACCGTCATACTCCGATCCGGTCTCCAGGTCGACTTGCGAGTCGTTCCCGAAGAAAGCTACGGGGCCGCTCTGCAATACTTTACCGGTTCTAAAGCGCACAATATCGCGGTCCGCTCGTTGGCGGTTAAAAAAGGGCTCAAGATTAATGAATACGGAGTCTTTCGAGGAGAAACACGTATCGCGGGACGGACGGAGAAAGAGGTCTATGCCCAGGTCGGTCTCCCTTACCCTGAGCCGGAGCTACGAGAGAATTGGGGTGAAGTGGAAGCCGGGCTCCATCATGCCCTCCCCCACCTCGTCACACTCAACGATATCCGTGGCGATCTGCATGTGCATTCCAAAGCCAGCGACGGCCATTCCACTATTTACGACATGGCCCTGGCCGCCCAAAGTAAAGGGTATAACTACCTTGCTATTTGCGACCATTCCCAACGCGTGACAATTGCCCACGGCCTTGACGCCAAACGCCTTGCCTCACAGATCGAGGAGATCGACAGGCTCAATCAGACACTCAAGGGTTTCGACATTCTGAAGGGGGCCGAAGTGGATATCCTGGAAGATGGGTCCCTGGATCTCTCCGACGAACTGCTACAACGTTTGGACCTGACGGTGTGCGCCATCCATTACAAATTTAATTTGCCACGGGCGAAACAAACCGAGCGCATCATTCGGGCAATGGATCATCCTGCTTTCTCTATCCTCGCACATCCCACCGGCCGCATGATCAATGAGCGGGAACCCTATGAGATCGATATGGAACAAATCATGGCCGCGGCCTTGGAGCGGGGTTGTTACCTGGAGGTCAATGCCCAACCGGTACGCCTCGATTTGAATGATCGCCACTGCAAAATGGCGAAGGATATGGGAGTGAAAGTGGTCATTTCCACCGACGCGCACCGGACCACCGATCTGGATTTCATGCGCTTCGGTGTGGGGCAAGCCCGTCGGGGTTGGCTGGAGCCGGAGGATGTCCTGAATACCCGCAGTCTTAAAGAACTCAAGAAATTTCTTCGCCGGACATCATCATGAACCATCGCTCAGGCGGTTGATAAGGTTCCCACCTATGCTCAAGCGCACAGTCCCCCTGTTTCAACTGCTGGGATTCAAGGTCGGCATCGATTGGACCTGGCCCTTTCTGGCACTGTTGATTGTCTGGTCACTGGCCATGGGATTCTTTCCGCATGAATATCCGGATTTGCCGGAATCCACCTATTGGCTGATGGGCATTTCCGGGGCCATCGGACTATTCGGGTCTCTCATCCTGCATGAGTTGTCTCACTCCCTGGTCGCAAGACGATACGACATTCCCATTACCGGCATTACCTTGTTTATTTTTGGCGGAGTGGCGCAAATGGACAAAGAGCCGCCCAATGCCACATCCGAGTTCCGCATGGCCATTGCCGGGCCACTGGCCAGTTTCTTGTTAGCAGGAGTGTTCTATGGCGCGTACGCGCTAGGACACCTGCTTAGCCTTCCTCTTCCGGTTTTTGCGGTTTTCGGGTACCTGGGATTTATCAACCTGGTCCTGGCCGTGTTCAATCTTTTTCCGGCCTTCCCCCTGGACGGAGGCCGCATGTTTCGCGCGATGTTATGGCACTGGAAGCGCGATCTACAATGGGCGACACACCTGGCCTCCCGCATCGGATCGGGTTTTGGATTCCTTCTGCTGTTCCTGGGCGTCCTCAATATCCTTCACGGCCGGCCATTGAATGGCATATGGTTCTGCGTGCTGGGCCTCTTCCTCGACCGGGCCGCCAGTGCCTCCTACGATCAACTGCTCGCCAGGCAGGCTTTCGAAGGAGAACCGATCCAACGGTTTATGGCAACCGATGTCGTGACGGTTGCACCCGATCTCTCCATCCGGGCATTCGTGGACCAGTACGTCTACCGGCACCTCCACGATATCTATCCTGTGATCAACCACTCACAGCCCGTAGGCTGCATTCACGCACGTCACGTCAACAACTTGAATCGCGAGGAATGGGACTATCGCACCGTCAATGACCTTCTCATTCCGTTGAATGATCACAACACCATTGCTCCCCATACCGACGTCATGCAAGCCCTCTCACTGATGAACCGGACCGGAAACAGCCGGCTCATCGTCATGGACAAAAATCGTCTCGTCGGTATTGTGGCCTTGAAAGACATCTTGAAATTTCTTTCGTTAAAGCTTGATCTGGAAGGAACCCGATACCCTGCAACTCCCCCCCTCAACAAACCGGAGACAACTGTCAAATAATTGCTCTCCTGACCTTCTGCGTATTCCTCTTCTAAGCAACCTGAGAGTTTTCCTCTACTATCGTTATTAACATGACGCCATGGTGATCCCGATCCCCGGCGACTTGCCAGCCGGCATTTCAAACCCAGGGCAGATTGTTATGGGACCTGCCTCTGAGGCTGTCACGACCAGCACCCCCGTAAGCCCATAAGGGGTGGGACATTCTCAATCAAATTGTGGTAAAAATTTCTCTCGCCTATCATAGGATCAGTTGATAGGCGGTTAAGCACATTGGGACAAGGCAATGGAGGGCCTTTGAGGATGATGGAAGCCTCAAAGGCCTTTTTTTGTTCAACTTCAACAAAGGAGGGACTCCACGTTTGAACCGGAGGTTGTTTTCGCAACACATCCATTAGCCGGGACGAGGGCTGGAAGAGGAAGAAGAACAATCCTCAATCACAAGCAGGAAGTGACAAAGCTTACCGAATGGTCTCGGCATAGCTCTTACAATTATACACACGGAGGACTCAAATGAGGCACCTTTCACCAAACAAGACCGTTTTTGGAATAGCCCTGGTACTTGGAGGTCTGACCGGAATCTTTCTAACCGGGGAGGTATCTGAGGCTCAGAAGCTCCCATTTTTCAATCGGAATGTTGTCCTTTTGGATTGCGTCGAGAACGCCACAAACAATTTTGTGGTAGATAATATGTCTTCAACCGTTGATGTGGAAATCAATAGAGGGCTGGATTGTGCGGCAGCTGTGCAAAAGTTATTGGGCAAGGGTTATGTGTTGGGACCCGGAGCCGGAGGTGTGACATCAGGTGAGGCAACCTCACTGGATCACTTCTTGATGCTATTTCTTCTAAACCCCAATGATTTGCTTGAGCGAAGGATCGACCCTCAGACCTTAAACCCTTCACGAGATTGCTTTGCTGGACAGAACTCCCAGGGATGCTCCACATATATTCAAAGGCCGGAAACACAAAACCCGACCGTGAATAGGCCGGCGCCCCTAAGCCCGATATTACAAAGTCCTCGAACCCCGATATTACAAAAGCGTACCCCTTAAAGCCCGCTCGGCAGAGAAACACCCGAAGCCCGACCGCATTACACGGCCTCGGGCTTTGGTGTGAACCGGTTATCTGGCACTGAAAGAGCAGGATCCGGGATTGGGACTGAAATGGCCTAGCCGGGTTGGACAGATCGGGAACCAGCACTCGCTGAAAGAAGGCCGGCTAGATGTGATCACCTGAACAGCAGAAGTCGAACGTTCAGCCGCCCAAGCCGGATCGTATTCTTTGCCAAATATCCTTCTGCGGAATGTGCAGGGAGCCCAACACGATTACACTACACGTGCATGAACATTATTTACAGGTTCAATGCGCAAAAATCCACACAGGCATTTCCACGGAGCAGAAATTTCCTGCCACTCCCAAACACCAAGCTTCCTCTCAAAAGAAGAAAAATTCGTCTAAAATCACTGTCTTTCTTGATCAAACCGCTTCAAGAAAAGGCAGCTTTATCGACGGCTCCCGGGACACTGGGAAGCGGATTAACCGTGGTTGCCTGTGGCCCCTTCTCCCCATCTTCCACATTGAAGGAGACCTCCACCCCATCCTCAAGCTCCTCGAATTTCATGCCGTGTACCGCATTTTTGTGAAAGTAGACCTCGCCTCCTCCGTCCTGGAGAAGAAAACCATATCCTTCATTGGGAAATAATTTAGAGATCACTCCGCGTAACGGAATAGGCGGGACCCGAATTTCTTTGGAGGCCCGTTTGTCCCGAAACTTCTTAACTTCGATGGCCATGGCAAAGAATGCCGCGCGGATAGCCTCTTCGAAGGTCTTTTCCTCTTTTCTCGCCGTCAGAGTATGCCGTCCAGGCATCGTGACGACCACAAGGGCTTCGGCCACATTTTGGGATTTTTTGTGATGGGCGTTTTTTGTGAGTGTTACCCGCCCATGGATCAGATCCTCATGGCCGGCCTGGAGATCGGCCATCCGACTTTCAATCTCCGTTTTCCACCGTGGGGTCATTGTCACATTCCGACTGTCAATTTGAAGATCCATAGTATTTTCTTCCCTCTCGATTTGAGTATTAAAGACAACAGACACTCACATCACCACAAACCGCGCTTCCAGTATACTCATGGACGCTCACGAGGGGAAACATGAAACATTCCCCTAGCACAAGGCCACGTGACGAAGTGCGGTCATTGGCCCACAGGTTTTCAATCGATCAAGCTGCGCCTCATTCTTCACCAAAAAGCCTCCGGCAAATCCCAGGGCATTCACGGAAATGTCTTCAAAACATTCTGTGGACCGTGGCACCAATAACATCCACTGCCGTGTGACCAGTAAATTGTAAGGCCCAGGGCTTCTGGTTTTCCCTCCAGGTCCACGGTCAGGCAAGCCAAGAGTCTGCAACATTTCCAGATATTGCTTCAGCAATTCTTGTGCCCCTTTCAAGGGAGAATCAATCCATTCCGGTTTCATCCGGACCAACACATGGGAAAAAGGGAGCCCGGGAGCCCTCCCAATCGTCCCTTCGAATCGGACGGTTTCCAAAAGAGGTTCAATAGGAAGATGGGCGAATTCAGCGGTCAGGGGAAGTGGGACCATTTGCAAATGCTTATGTCGTTGACTCGCGCCAGCGGCTTCCCCCGCGTTGTAAAAAGCCAATCCTTCGAACTCGGCCAAACACAATAACACAGCTTCGATATCACTCAGCGTGAGGAAGGATTCCTGTTCCTGAAACGATCGCGTCACCATGAGGATGTGATGATCCAGAACGTTAAATTTATTCAACAAACACACATGGGTATCGGAAATATCCGCCACAAACAGATCCTGATCGTAAGGCAGAAAGGGGTTCTGATCTGTGTTGGCAGCCTTGGAAGCATGCCGTTGATCGACCTTTGCCTGCACCTTCCTGACCAGATTGGACACAATTCGTATCAGAAAAATAACCCCGGCTTGTTCCACCAACTCAAAACGGGTGGGAATCGTACGTATCGCACCTTGGTGCATGGCGTGAGCGGTTCTGGCTTGCA
The Nitrospiraceae bacterium DNA segment above includes these coding regions:
- a CDS encoding MFS transporter, encoding MPPATTFSKSTLFAISYLLLTVLFFQLGSGLQGILVPIRAQLEGFSTPSIGLLGTAFYLGFVIGCLLIPTLIQRVGHIRVFSGFAALAATAFLLHDFVTTVPVWLGLRVAIGFCFAGLYMAIESWLNDQATTHTRGHILGTYMFVSWVAVIGGKLLFAWINPGGLSPFALVSIGICLAVIPVAFGTGPAPAPATENPLRLRELYRISPVGFVGCLSVGATNGAFWTLGPIYAQSHSLTPLQIALFMGAAVFGGALTQWPLGRWSDWMDRRRIIAGSCLTAALAAGALAMGDQSHELIILTLALVFGAGALPLYALCLAHANDFAPPESFIQVSRDLLMVFGFGAIVGPYLGAWFMTIGGPIGLFLFTGSIHLSLTAYTLIRIWKRSPVPETEKTAFVSVPRTTQAILTLDPRSEETGRMASTQPVKEE
- the polX gene encoding DNA polymerase/3'-5' exonuclease PolX, giving the protein MSVHNTEIAEMFSRLAELLEIQGANPFRIRAYRKAAQTIEGLPHSVASMLAEGSDLSDLPGIGEDLAAKIQEIVETGHLSLLDQVSSQLPGQLADLAKISTLGPKRVKMLYDTLGIQDLKGLAKAARSGKIRELHGFGPKTEEKILAETDKRSGTEQRIKISTAEEFAEPILDYLKSAKGVKDAMIAGSYRRRKDTIGDLDILVTCTQAKTMMDHFVAYEEVETVVSKGQTRATVILRSGLQVDLRVVPEESYGAALQYFTGSKAHNIAVRSLAVKKGLKINEYGVFRGETRIAGRTEKEVYAQVGLPYPEPELRENWGEVEAGLHHALPHLVTLNDIRGDLHVHSKASDGHSTIYDMALAAQSKGYNYLAICDHSQRVTIAHGLDAKRLASQIEEIDRLNQTLKGFDILKGAEVDILEDGSLDLSDELLQRLDLTVCAIHYKFNLPRAKQTERIIRAMDHPAFSILAHPTGRMINEREPYEIDMEQIMAAALERGCYLEVNAQPVRLDLNDRHCKMAKDMGVKVVISTDAHRTTDLDFMRFGVGQARRGWLEPEDVLNTRSLKELKKFLRRTSS
- a CDS encoding site-2 protease family protein; the encoded protein is MLKRTVPLFQLLGFKVGIDWTWPFLALLIVWSLAMGFFPHEYPDLPESTYWLMGISGAIGLFGSLILHELSHSLVARRYDIPITGITLFIFGGVAQMDKEPPNATSEFRMAIAGPLASFLLAGVFYGAYALGHLLSLPLPVFAVFGYLGFINLVLAVFNLFPAFPLDGGRMFRAMLWHWKRDLQWATHLASRIGSGFGFLLLFLGVLNILHGRPLNGIWFCVLGLFLDRAASASYDQLLARQAFEGEPIQRFMATDVVTVAPDLSIRAFVDQYVYRHLHDIYPVINHSQPVGCIHARHVNNLNREEWDYRTVNDLLIPLNDHNTIAPHTDVMQALSLMNRTGNSRLIVMDKNRLVGIVALKDILKFLSLKLDLEGTRYPATPPLNKPETTVK
- a CDS encoding HPF/RaiA family ribosome-associated protein; this translates as MDLQIDSRNVTMTPRWKTEIESRMADLQAGHEDLIHGRVTLTKNAHHKKSQNVAEALVVVTMPGRHTLTARKEEKTFEEAIRAAFFAMAIEVKKFRDKRASKEIRVPPIPLRGVISKLFPNEGYGFLLQDGGGEVYFHKNAVHGMKFEELEDGVEVSFNVEDGEKGPQATTVNPLPSVPGAVDKAAFS
- a CDS encoding phosphorylase gives rise to the protein MSVIIHGFEPGTLQAKVQARTAHAMHQGAIRTIPTRFELVEQAGVIFLIRIVSNLVRKVQAKVDQRHASKAANTDQNPFLPYDQDLFVADISDTHVCLLNKFNVLDHHILMVTRSFQEQESFLTLSDIEAVLLCLAEFEGLAFYNAGEAAGASQRHKHLQMVPLPLTAEFAHLPIEPLLETVRFEGTIGRAPGLPFSHVLVRMKPEWIDSPLKGAQELLKQYLEMLQTLGLPDRGPGGKTRSPGPYNLLVTRQWMLLVPRSTECFEDISVNALGFAGGFLVKNEAQLDRLKTCGPMTALRHVALC